The following are encoded together in the Legionellales bacterium genome:
- a CDS encoding DUF177 domain-containing protein: MSDSMIPETIDPFACAKEHTVFHGVIKQQSMARLMDLLNDSSGDITVTIETGIDRTGLNYIKGHVVSVVELICQRCLMPFKKSIEADFSLNFVESMQDLSAVPEKMDALVIPQGDTINLWNMVEDECMVSLPMFAMHADDCLQQAQSGQDSVTFMQPSNHRKVFAELAEMLAVENVGVDFNGRSTKS, translated from the coding sequence ATGTCAGACTCAATGATACCAGAAACCATCGATCCGTTTGCTTGTGCCAAAGAACACACTGTTTTTCATGGCGTAATCAAGCAACAATCCATGGCAAGATTAATGGATCTTTTAAACGATTCAAGCGGCGATATCACAGTGACAATTGAAACTGGGATCGATAGAACCGGATTGAATTATATAAAAGGTCATGTGGTAAGCGTGGTAGAACTTATTTGCCAGCGCTGCCTCATGCCGTTTAAAAAATCAATTGAGGCAGATTTTTCACTGAATTTCGTGGAAAGTATGCAAGACTTAAGCGCTGTCCCTGAAAAAATGGATGCGCTCGTCATTCCTCAAGGTGATACCATCAATCTTTGGAATATGGTGGAAGATGAATGTATGGTGAGTTTGCCCATGTTTGCAATGCATGCTGATGATTGCCTTCAGCAGGCACAAAGTGGCCAGGATTCTGTGACATTCATGCAACCCTCGAATCATCGTAAGGTCTTTGCAGAATTAGCAGAAATGCTGGCAGTGGAAAATGTAGGAGTAGATTTCAATGGCCGTTCAACAAAATCGTAA
- the rpmF gene encoding 50S ribosomal protein L32 → MAVQQNRKTRSKRGMRRAHDGLSSDTLSVDSHTGETHRRHHVTPDGYYRGRQVVETEAFDLDEETTEE, encoded by the coding sequence ATGGCCGTTCAACAAAATCGTAAAACACGTTCAAAACGCGGTATGCGTCGCGCGCATGATGGTTTATCTTCTGATACGTTATCAGTCGATTCTCATACCGGTGAAACTCACCGTCGTCATCATGTTACCCCAGATGGATATTATCGTGGTCGTCAAGTCGTAGAAACTGAAGCCTTCGATCTCGATGAAGAAACTACTGAGGAATAA
- the plsX gene encoding phosphate acyltransferase PlsX codes for MTPFTIAIDAMGGDYGTRVVVPAALEVLKLDPTVKLILVGDSYILNKQLIKHRVKQTERLQIKHASEKVGMAESPLLALRNKKDSSMRVALNLVKEGIAQACVSAGNTGALLATARFVLKTIPGIDRPGIMRMLPTLDPNRCVRILDLGANVDSEPEHLANFAVMGSVVAQAVDNLAAPKVALLNIGEEDIKGNELVKATNQLLKNNSAINYVGYVEGDKMYSAGVDVIVCDGFVGNVALKVIEGTAKTVGHFLHEAFHRGIYAKLAGIMALSVLRKIKKRMDPDRYNGASLVGLRGIVIKSHGSAKSHSFANAILVAIAEAEKNIPLLIEDRVASILQPNV; via the coding sequence TTGACTCCATTCACCATCGCAATTGATGCAATGGGCGGCGATTATGGCACGCGAGTTGTCGTGCCAGCAGCGCTGGAAGTCTTAAAACTCGATCCAACAGTTAAGCTGATTTTGGTGGGGGATTCTTATATCCTCAATAAACAATTAATCAAACATCGCGTCAAGCAAACTGAACGTCTGCAAATCAAACATGCTTCTGAAAAAGTGGGGATGGCGGAATCTCCATTACTCGCCTTGCGTAATAAAAAAGATTCTTCCATGCGTGTGGCCTTGAATCTCGTGAAGGAAGGTATCGCGCAAGCCTGTGTGAGTGCTGGCAATACGGGTGCATTACTCGCCACCGCACGTTTTGTCTTAAAAACTATTCCAGGGATCGATCGACCTGGGATTATGCGCATGCTACCCACACTCGATCCTAACCGTTGCGTGCGTATTTTAGATTTGGGCGCGAATGTTGATTCCGAGCCGGAACATTTGGCCAATTTCGCAGTGATGGGATCGGTGGTTGCACAAGCGGTTGATAATCTCGCTGCGCCCAAAGTGGCGTTACTCAATATTGGCGAAGAGGATATTAAAGGTAATGAACTTGTAAAAGCGACTAATCAATTATTAAAAAATAATTCCGCGATTAATTACGTTGGCTACGTTGAGGGCGATAAAATGTATAGTGCGGGTGTCGATGTGATTGTGTGTGATGGTTTTGTGGGTAATGTTGCGCTAAAAGTCATTGAAGGCACTGCAAAAACCGTTGGACATTTTTTACATGAAGCGTTTCATCGCGGCATTTATGCCAAATTAGCGGGAATTATGGCGTTAAGTGTGTTACGTAAAATTAAAAAACGCATGGATCCGGATCGTTACAATGGCGCAAGTTTAGTCGGATTGCGCGGGATTGTGATTAAAAGCCACGGCAGTGCAAAATCACATTCGTTTGCTAATGCGATTTTAGTGGCCATCGCGGAAGCCGAAAAAAATATTCCCCTCCTGATTGAAGATCGGGTCGCTTCTATTTTGCAACCCAACGTCTAA
- a CDS encoding ketoacyl-ACP synthase III — MSSTILGTGGYLPEEIRTNHDIARLVDTSDEWIRERTGIRERHIASPSENVSDLAYYASQEAILNANISASQIDLIIVASTTGEKVFPSTACLVQKKLGISGCPAFDINAACAGFNYALAIADNFIRGEQARTVLVVGAEIMSRLVNWHDRSTCILFGDGAGAVILQRSDKPGILSTHIHADGFGENKLYTTNPQCNAPALPTQSPYLVMQGNDVFKLAVKRLGDVIEETLLKNNIQQHEIDWLIPHQANIRIIQAMAKKLNLPLTKVILTIEYHGNTSSASVPLALNEAVKDGRIQRGQLLLLESFGAGFTWGSTLIRF; from the coding sequence ATAAGTTCAACAATTCTTGGAACAGGAGGTTATTTACCCGAGGAAATACGGACTAATCACGATATTGCGAGATTAGTGGATACCTCCGACGAATGGATCCGCGAACGTACCGGAATTCGTGAAAGACACATTGCCTCTCCCAGCGAAAATGTCAGTGATTTAGCGTATTATGCCAGCCAAGAAGCTATCCTTAATGCCAATATTTCCGCCTCGCAAATTGATTTAATTATTGTAGCTAGCACTACGGGCGAAAAAGTATTTCCGAGCACGGCCTGTTTAGTCCAAAAAAAATTAGGAATAAGCGGTTGTCCGGCGTTTGATATTAATGCTGCCTGTGCGGGTTTTAATTACGCTTTAGCGATTGCGGATAATTTTATTCGCGGTGAACAAGCGCGCACCGTGTTAGTAGTAGGTGCGGAAATTATGTCACGTCTTGTTAATTGGCACGATCGATCAACGTGTATATTATTTGGAGACGGCGCTGGTGCAGTAATATTACAACGCAGTGATAAACCCGGGATTTTATCGACGCATATTCACGCCGATGGATTCGGTGAAAATAAACTTTATACTACAAATCCTCAGTGCAATGCGCCAGCATTGCCAACACAATCACCTTATTTGGTAATGCAGGGCAACGACGTATTTAAACTGGCAGTAAAACGCTTAGGCGATGTGATTGAAGAAACGCTGTTAAAAAATAATATTCAGCAACACGAGATTGATTGGCTGATTCCTCATCAAGCGAATATTCGAATTATTCAAGCCATGGCAAAAAAATTAAATTTGCCATTAACTAAAGTTATTTTAACCATTGAATACCACGGTAATACCTCCAGCGCTTCAGTGCCTTTGGCGTTGAATGAAGCAGTGAAAGATGGGCGCATCCAGCGTGGGCAATTATTATTGCTTGAAAGTTTTGGTGCGGGTTTTACTTGGGGTTCTACCTTAATAAGGTTTTAA
- the fabD gene encoding ACP S-malonyltransferase, producing MTLSSPFALVFPGQGSQSLGMLDDLYQRYDRVKEVMQEASRVLGYDVWQLISQGPEEQLNQTEYTQPIMLAADIAVFGVWQDVIAMTPAVVAGHSLGEYAALVCAGVLSFADALKIVQQRAQFMQAAVPLGEGAMAAIVGLEDEAVRKVCQQASEQGIVAPANYNALGQIVIAGASTAVDRAITLAEAQGARMAKRIAVSVPAHCPLMEKAMPQLAKALDEVVFNPAAIPIINNTDVIETSDPTVIKKALIKQIAYPVRWVETIQKMQALQLTLVIECGPGKILTKLNKRICPELEALAIGDLNSLEKFIKR from the coding sequence ATGACATTATCATCTCCTTTTGCACTGGTTTTTCCGGGTCAAGGTTCTCAATCGTTGGGAATGCTAGACGATTTATATCAGCGCTATGACAGGGTAAAAGAAGTCATGCAAGAAGCCAGTCGCGTCTTAGGTTACGATGTTTGGCAGTTGATATCACAAGGACCTGAAGAGCAATTAAATCAAACGGAGTATACGCAACCGATTATGCTCGCTGCGGATATTGCGGTTTTCGGAGTCTGGCAAGACGTGATTGCGATGACGCCTGCCGTGGTTGCTGGACACAGTTTAGGAGAATACGCAGCGTTGGTGTGTGCCGGCGTTTTAAGCTTTGCCGATGCGCTAAAAATAGTGCAGCAACGCGCGCAATTTATGCAAGCGGCCGTCCCACTCGGAGAAGGTGCGATGGCGGCTATTGTGGGCTTAGAAGACGAAGCGGTGCGAAAAGTGTGTCAGCAAGCGAGTGAGCAGGGTATTGTTGCCCCCGCTAATTATAATGCTTTAGGACAAATCGTGATTGCGGGCGCCAGTACGGCAGTGGATCGCGCGATTACACTCGCCGAGGCGCAAGGCGCGCGCATGGCTAAACGCATTGCTGTGAGTGTACCTGCTCATTGTCCGCTGATGGAAAAAGCCATGCCCCAGCTCGCCAAAGCCTTAGACGAAGTAGTCTTTAATCCCGCGGCTATTCCTATCATTAACAATACCGATGTTATCGAAACCTCAGATCCAACCGTCATCAAAAAAGCCTTAATCAAACAAATCGCTTACCCGGTGCGTTGGGTGGAAACCATTCAAAAAATGCAAGCGCTACAGCTAACGCTGGTGATTGAATGTGGCCCTGGAAAAATTCTCACGAAATTAAATAAGCGCATTTGCCCAGAATTAGAGGCGTTGGCCATTGGCGATCTCAATAGTTTAGAAAAATTCATCAAACGATAA
- the fabG gene encoding 3-oxoacyl-ACP reductase FabG — MLSLENKIALVTGASRGIGAEILTQLGQAGATVIGSATSQAGVEKIEAQLRHFNVKGGGVILDVTQENSVNAALSSIQERFGHVEILVNNAGITDDNLFLRMKDEQWYNVIETNLNAIFRLSKHCLKNMIKARFGRIISISSVVGLSGNPGQTNYAAAKAGLIGFSKSLAMEVASRNITVNVVAPGMIETDMTAELNANQRQQILEHIPVGRMGSPAEIAAGVVFLASPLASYITGETLNINGGMYMS; from the coding sequence ATGCTAAGTTTGGAAAATAAAATTGCGTTAGTGACTGGCGCCAGTCGGGGGATTGGTGCAGAAATTTTAACTCAATTAGGCCAAGCAGGCGCCACTGTGATTGGCAGTGCGACCAGTCAAGCTGGAGTGGAAAAGATTGAAGCACAATTACGGCATTTTAATGTCAAGGGTGGTGGAGTTATCCTAGACGTCACCCAAGAAAATTCGGTGAATGCCGCACTTTCATCCATTCAAGAGCGCTTTGGCCATGTTGAAATCTTAGTGAATAATGCCGGAATTACCGATGATAATTTATTTTTGCGCATGAAAGACGAGCAATGGTATAACGTTATTGAAACCAATTTAAATGCAATTTTTCGCCTAAGCAAACACTGCTTAAAAAATATGATCAAAGCACGCTTTGGCAGAATTATTTCAATTAGTTCGGTCGTTGGGCTTTCTGGAAATCCTGGGCAAACCAATTATGCTGCAGCGAAAGCGGGTTTAATTGGTTTTAGTAAATCCTTAGCCATGGAAGTTGCTAGTCGCAATATCACGGTCAATGTCGTGGCGCCAGGGATGATTGAAACCGATATGACAGCCGAGCTCAACGCCAATCAACGTCAACAGATTCTGGAGCACATTCCTGTAGGCAGAATGGGAAGTCCTGCAGAAATTGCGGCGGGAGTCGTCTTTTTAGCCAGTCCATTGGCCAGCTATATCACGGGTGAAACCCTGAATATAAATGGCGGTATGTATATGAGCTAA
- the acpP gene encoding acyl carrier protein, with the protein MSTVEERVKKIVIEQLGVKEDEVKNDASFVDDLGADSLDTVELVMALEEEFETEIPDEEAEKIATIQDAINYIEAHMEK; encoded by the coding sequence ATGAGTACTGTAGAAGAACGCGTTAAGAAAATCGTTATTGAACAATTGGGTGTGAAAGAAGATGAAGTTAAAAACGATGCTTCATTTGTGGATGATCTTGGCGCAGACTCGCTCGATACCGTTGAATTGGTCATGGCATTGGAAGAAGAATTCGAAACTGAAATTCCCGATGAAGAAGCTGAAAAAATCGCGACCATTCAAGATGCCATCAATTACATTGAAGCACATATGGAAAAATAA